The following proteins are encoded in a genomic region of Saccharopolyspora antimicrobica:
- a CDS encoding nuclear transport factor 2 family protein gives MPEQSVIRDAVASYLKAVATGSAADVAALYAEDATLEDPVGSEPVRGRAAITEFYSTLENMRQDVELLALRVAGDSAAFHFRVRTELPDGAAEIEPIDVMTFDEAGRITTMRAFWSPEDVHLAQ, from the coding sequence ATGCCGGAGCAGTCGGTCATCCGCGACGCCGTCGCGAGCTACCTGAAGGCGGTCGCGACCGGAAGCGCAGCGGACGTCGCGGCCCTCTACGCCGAGGACGCCACGCTCGAGGATCCGGTGGGCAGCGAGCCGGTCCGCGGACGGGCCGCGATCACCGAGTTCTACTCCACCCTCGAGAACATGCGCCAGGACGTCGAGCTGCTGGCGCTCCGGGTCGCCGGGGACAGCGCGGCGTTCCACTTCCGCGTTCGCACCGAGCTGCCCGACGGTGCCGCCGAGATCGAGCCGATCGACGTGATGACCTTCGACGAAGCAGGCCGGATCACGACCATGCGCGCGTTCTGGTCACCCGAGGACGTCCACCTCGCCCAGTGA
- a CDS encoding Rieske 2Fe-2S domain-containing protein: MAAPRTADENEVRVIEAEAPPARYARGWHCLGLADGYRDGKPHAIEAFGTKLVVFADGGGKLNVLNAYCPHMGGDLSRGEVKGDEVACPFHDWRWSGNGRCASIPYARRVPPRARTKAWTVLERNGQLFVWNDPQGKQPPPEVTIPEIPGSGSDEWTSWTWNSLRIDGSNCREIVDNVVDMAHFFYIHYSFPTYFKNVFEGHIASQTMHSKSRPDVKIGTNYSDDSTLRSSASYYGPSYMIDYLWSDTGEVTIETVLINCHYPVSPTSFVLQWGAMVKKPEGMSDEDAEQMAQGFAAGVEKGFLQDVEIWQNKARIDNPLLCEEDGPVYQLRRWYEQFYVDVEDVTPEMNRRFEFEIDTERAIEFWQAEVDDNLANGRVIVDDSAPTA; the protein is encoded by the coding sequence ATGGCAGCACCGCGGACGGCTGATGAGAACGAGGTGCGGGTTATCGAGGCGGAGGCTCCGCCGGCCCGCTACGCGCGCGGCTGGCACTGCCTCGGCCTCGCCGACGGCTACCGGGACGGAAAGCCCCACGCGATCGAGGCCTTCGGCACCAAGCTGGTGGTGTTCGCCGACGGCGGCGGGAAGCTGAATGTGCTCAACGCCTACTGCCCGCACATGGGCGGTGACCTGAGCCGGGGCGAGGTCAAGGGCGACGAGGTCGCCTGCCCGTTCCACGACTGGCGCTGGTCGGGCAACGGGCGCTGCGCGAGCATCCCGTACGCGCGGCGGGTGCCGCCGCGGGCGCGCACGAAGGCGTGGACCGTGCTGGAGCGCAACGGGCAGCTGTTCGTGTGGAACGACCCGCAGGGCAAGCAGCCGCCGCCGGAGGTGACCATTCCGGAGATCCCCGGCTCGGGTTCGGACGAGTGGACCTCGTGGACGTGGAACTCGCTGCGGATCGACGGATCGAACTGCCGCGAGATCGTGGACAACGTGGTGGACATGGCCCACTTCTTCTACATCCACTACTCGTTCCCGACCTACTTCAAGAACGTCTTCGAGGGGCACATCGCCAGCCAGACGATGCACAGCAAGTCCCGGCCGGACGTGAAGATCGGCACGAACTACAGCGACGACAGCACGCTGCGCTCGAGCGCCTCCTACTACGGGCCCTCCTACATGATCGACTACCTGTGGAGCGACACCGGCGAGGTGACGATCGAGACGGTGCTGATCAACTGCCACTACCCGGTGTCGCCCACGAGCTTCGTGCTGCAGTGGGGCGCGATGGTCAAGAAGCCCGAGGGGATGTCCGACGAGGACGCCGAGCAGATGGCGCAGGGCTTCGCCGCCGGCGTCGAGAAGGGCTTCCTGCAGGACGTCGAGATCTGGCAGAACAAGGCCCGGATCGACAACCCGCTGCTGTGCGAGGAGGACGGGCCGGTCTACCAGCTGCGGCGCTGGTACGAGCAGTTCTACGTCGACGTCGAGGACGTGACCCCGGAGATGAACCGGCGGTTCGAGTTCGAGATCGACACCGAGCGCGCGATCGAGTTCTGGCAGGCCGAGGTCGACGACAACCTGGCCAACGGCCGCGTGATCGTGGACGACAGCGCTCCCACCGCCTGA
- a CDS encoding SDR family NAD(P)-dependent oxidoreductase has translation MSSPNTPVLITGAASGIGAACARALAAGGRPVVLWDRDEGGVAAVAEQIEQTGGVPVVATGIDVADVSRYDDALAEARRTVGRIGGFVHCAGIVDSTPMTEVRLEAWQRVFDVNLTAFAYGTAALAEDLTALPDSAVVAISSINATLGQANIPSYSASKAGVLGLTRSLAAQLGRSGVRVNAVCPGYIDTPMLRRSLVDARRGERMRGDAMLGRVGQPEEIGSAVRFLLSTEASFITGSTIFVDGGVTASDRLGSLD, from the coding sequence ATGTCTTCGCCGAACACACCCGTGCTGATCACCGGCGCCGCTTCTGGGATCGGTGCTGCCTGCGCTCGTGCCCTGGCCGCCGGCGGGCGACCAGTGGTCTTGTGGGATCGCGATGAGGGCGGCGTGGCGGCCGTCGCGGAGCAGATCGAGCAGACCGGCGGCGTGCCGGTCGTCGCGACCGGGATCGACGTCGCCGACGTGTCCCGGTACGACGACGCGCTCGCCGAGGCCCGGCGGACCGTCGGCAGGATAGGCGGTTTCGTGCACTGCGCCGGGATCGTCGACTCGACGCCGATGACGGAGGTCCGGCTGGAGGCGTGGCAGCGCGTCTTCGACGTCAACCTCACGGCCTTCGCCTACGGGACTGCCGCGCTCGCCGAGGATCTGACCGCGTTGCCGGACTCGGCGGTGGTGGCGATCTCGTCCATCAACGCCACGCTCGGGCAGGCGAACATCCCGTCCTACAGCGCCTCCAAGGCCGGAGTCCTCGGGCTGACGCGGTCGCTGGCCGCGCAGCTCGGTCGCTCGGGGGTTCGGGTGAACGCGGTCTGCCCGGGCTACATCGACACGCCGATGCTGCGCCGCAGCCTCGTCGATGCCCGCCGCGGGGAGCGGATGCGCGGTGACGCGATGCTCGGTCGCGTCGGGCAGCCGGAAGAGATCGGGTCCGCCGTCCGCTTCCTGCTCAGCACCGAAGCCAGTTTCATCACCGGTAGCACGATTTTCGTCGACGGCGGAGTCACGGCCAGCGACCGCCTCGGCTCGCTCGACTGA